From a single Paenibacillus sp. FSL R5-0345 genomic region:
- a CDS encoding LLM class flavin-dependent oxidoreductase: protein MAITISVLDQSPIYPGETPEEAFQHTIKLAQLSEELGFQRFWVSEHHDSEQVAGSSPEVLISHLLAKTERIRIGSGGIMLQHYSPYKVAENFNVLATLAPGRVDLGVGRAPGGLPRSTQALQQGRAESPSLTDKIIELEKYVHNRLEENHPLAGLKAGPLPGTPPELYVLGASVGSAEIAAELGLPYVFSLFINSDKTVALDAIRSYRSGFVSSQGRQPQAIIALALVVADTEEEAKELAGAHKLIRIQLASGKKLTVGTREQAEEFARQSNEAYTIEELEPEITKGTKNSVREQLLALSEASGVEEFIIITNVQPFDKRLRSFELLSEAIAEVPAEA from the coding sequence ATGGCTATTACAATCAGCGTACTCGATCAAAGTCCGATCTATCCGGGAGAAACGCCGGAGGAAGCATTCCAGCATACCATTAAGCTGGCACAACTGTCCGAGGAGCTTGGATTTCAACGATTCTGGGTTTCCGAGCATCATGACTCCGAGCAGGTAGCTGGTTCTTCCCCTGAAGTCCTCATCTCACATCTGTTGGCCAAAACAGAGCGCATTCGCATTGGATCAGGTGGCATTATGCTCCAGCATTACAGCCCGTATAAAGTGGCGGAGAACTTTAATGTACTAGCTACGCTGGCTCCTGGCCGAGTGGATCTTGGTGTGGGACGTGCTCCCGGCGGTCTCCCGCGCAGCACTCAGGCACTTCAGCAAGGAAGAGCTGAATCCCCTAGCCTAACGGACAAAATCATCGAGCTGGAGAAGTATGTACATAACCGGCTTGAAGAAAACCATCCGCTGGCAGGGTTGAAGGCAGGTCCCCTTCCTGGTACTCCGCCTGAGCTATATGTGCTTGGCGCGAGTGTAGGCAGTGCAGAGATTGCTGCTGAACTTGGATTACCTTATGTGTTCTCCTTATTTATAAATAGCGATAAGACAGTAGCGCTAGATGCTATTCGTTCTTACCGCAGCGGTTTTGTTTCTTCACAGGGCAGACAACCGCAAGCAATTATCGCTTTAGCACTAGTGGTGGCTGATACTGAAGAGGAAGCGAAAGAACTGGCAGGTGCGCATAAGTTGATTCGGATTCAGCTGGCAAGCGGAAAGAAGCTAACTGTTGGAACCCGGGAACAGGCGGAGGAGTTTGCCCGCCAGAGCAATGAAGCATACACGATTGAAGAGTTGGAACCAGAGATTACCAAAGGAACAAAGAACTCTGTACGTGAACAACTGTTGGCACTTTCAGAGGCATCCGGTGTTGAGGAGTTCATCATAATTACGAATGTGCAGCCTTTTGACAAACGGCTCCGCTCCTTTGAGCTACTGAGCGAAGCAATCGCTGAAGTGCCGGCAGAGGCATAA
- a CDS encoding amidohydrolase, translating to MTSKAKELSAEALGEELIGIRRHLHRHPELSNEEYETTKYIITLLGRAGVRVVDYGLSTGVIAEIGGKQPGPVIALRADIDALPIQEETGAAYASLYPGKMHACGHDFHTAALIGAAYQLKQQEHQLQGTVRLLFQPAEEKAQGAQRIIASGALKEVRAVIGLHNKPELPVGTIGITAGPLMAAADGFVIEVQGGSSHAAVPEAGIDPIVAASHIVTAFQSIVSRNVSPLQSAVVSVTQIHSGNSWNIIPEKAVLEGTIRTFDETVRSKVLDRFREVATGVAAALGAKATVRWIEGPPPVINDTTLAALGVESAEALGYRAVKPELSLAGEDFAFYQRVVPGLFVFIGTEGSQEWHHPAFNLDEQALPVAAQFLADAAVRSFENYNSGGGAEL from the coding sequence ATGACTAGTAAAGCTAAAGAGCTGAGTGCGGAAGCGCTTGGAGAAGAATTAATCGGGATACGCCGTCATCTGCATCGGCACCCGGAACTGTCGAACGAAGAATATGAGACAACAAAATATATTATTACCCTGCTGGGGCGGGCAGGAGTCAGGGTCGTAGATTACGGTCTGTCTACCGGAGTGATCGCAGAAATTGGGGGCAAGCAGCCCGGTCCGGTCATCGCGCTGCGTGCAGATATCGATGCCTTGCCAATCCAGGAGGAAACTGGAGCAGCTTATGCTTCGTTGTATCCCGGCAAAATGCATGCCTGCGGACATGATTTCCATACCGCAGCTTTGATCGGTGCTGCCTATCAATTGAAGCAGCAAGAACATCAATTGCAAGGGACGGTACGCCTGTTGTTTCAACCGGCCGAGGAGAAGGCGCAAGGGGCACAGCGGATCATTGCTAGCGGGGCGCTAAAAGAAGTCCGGGCAGTAATCGGGCTGCATAACAAGCCGGAACTGCCAGTCGGAACGATCGGTATTACGGCGGGCCCTTTAATGGCAGCGGCTGACGGGTTTGTGATTGAAGTGCAGGGTGGCAGTTCTCATGCTGCCGTTCCAGAAGCTGGGATAGACCCGATTGTAGCTGCTTCGCATATCGTGACTGCATTTCAATCCATTGTAAGTCGCAATGTCAGTCCCCTACAAAGTGCGGTGGTCAGTGTGACGCAGATTCACAGCGGAAATTCATGGAATATCATCCCCGAAAAAGCCGTGCTTGAGGGTACAATCCGTACATTTGATGAAACAGTGCGCAGCAAAGTACTTGACCGCTTTCGGGAAGTGGCGACTGGTGTTGCAGCTGCTCTTGGAGCAAAAGCCACTGTCCGTTGGATAGAAGGGCCGCCTCCGGTTATCAACGACACCACCTTAGCGGCTTTAGGAGTAGAGTCCGCTGAAGCTCTTGGCTATCGAGCGGTCAAACCAGAGCTTTCACTGGCTGGAGAGGATTTTGCTTTCTATCAGCGCGTGGTACCGGGATTGTTCGTCTTTATTGGTACTGAAGGGAGCCAAGAATGGCATCATCCAGCCTTCAATCTGGATGAACAGGCACTCCCTGTGGCAGCACAATTCCTTGCAGATGCGGCTGTACGTTCCTTTGAGAACTACAATTCCGGTGGAGGTGCAGAATTATAG
- a CDS encoding amino acid ABC transporter ATP-binding protein, producing the protein MIKLAQISKSFGRNQVLNNIDLTVTKGEVVVILGPSGSGKTTLLRCVNYLEKPSSGEIAIGDFKVDCKHARKKEIHQLRQKTAMVFQQYNLFRHKTALENVMEGLLIVKKLPKDEARKRSIALLEKVGLASKLDAYPSQLSGGQQQRVGIARALALEPEVILFDEPTSALDPELVGEVLAVIRKIAKEGITMIVVTHEMGFARDVANHVVFMDGGVIVEEGTPTELFNHPREERTKQFLKRITPEFNYSI; encoded by the coding sequence ATGATCAAACTTGCACAAATTTCGAAGTCATTCGGTCGGAATCAGGTGTTAAACAATATAGATTTAACGGTGACGAAGGGAGAGGTTGTCGTCATTCTCGGTCCCAGTGGCTCAGGCAAAACGACTCTCTTACGCTGCGTGAATTATCTGGAGAAGCCAAGTAGCGGAGAGATCGCTATCGGCGATTTCAAAGTAGACTGCAAACATGCTCGTAAAAAGGAGATTCATCAGCTTAGGCAAAAAACGGCAATGGTATTTCAGCAGTACAATTTATTCCGTCATAAAACCGCGCTGGAGAACGTGATGGAAGGGCTGCTAATTGTCAAAAAGCTTCCGAAGGACGAAGCGAGAAAGCGGAGTATAGCGCTGCTTGAAAAGGTTGGTCTTGCCAGCAAGCTGGACGCCTACCCGAGTCAGCTGTCCGGGGGTCAGCAGCAGCGTGTAGGGATTGCTCGAGCCTTGGCGCTTGAGCCAGAGGTTATATTGTTCGACGAACCAACATCGGCGCTGGACCCTGAGTTAGTGGGTGAGGTGCTGGCTGTTATCCGAAAAATTGCCAAGGAAGGTATAACAATGATTGTAGTCACCCATGAAATGGGGTTTGCTCGTGATGTGGCAAATCATGTGGTTTTTATGGACGGAGGCGTCATTGTTGAAGAAGGAACGCCGACAGAGTTGTTTAATCATCCGCGCGAAGAAAGAACGAAGCAGTTCCTAAAGCGGATCACACCTGAATTTAACTATTCCATATAG
- a CDS encoding amino acid ABC transporter permease, with protein sequence MKLDPSFIWTALVQILSAIPTTLYITCVSVLIGFVIGVAVALIRLYRVPLLYPLAVGYVTFIRGTPMLTHLLLIYFGLPVLIDGLAAHFGWSFRSVSIPMIGFAYISFSITAGAYMSEVVRSGLLAVDRGQLEAAHSIGMTTPQSLKRIVFPQALAASLPNLSNSVIGMLHGSTLAFTVSVVDINAKAQIVASTNWKFFEAYLAAALIFWALTFLIERVTSVIERRINLYNRGGVA encoded by the coding sequence ATGAAACTAGACCCATCGTTTATATGGACCGCTCTGGTGCAAATTCTGAGTGCAATTCCTACGACCTTATATATCACCTGTGTCTCTGTGTTAATTGGTTTTGTGATTGGCGTGGCTGTAGCCTTAATCCGGCTATACAGAGTTCCACTGCTCTACCCCTTGGCAGTTGGTTATGTAACTTTCATCCGAGGGACACCGATGCTGACGCATCTGCTGCTTATATATTTTGGGCTTCCTGTACTGATTGATGGTCTGGCGGCGCATTTCGGCTGGAGCTTTAGGTCGGTTTCGATTCCGATGATAGGTTTTGCATATATTTCGTTCTCGATTACAGCTGGAGCTTATATGTCAGAGGTCGTCCGTTCCGGTCTGCTCGCTGTGGATCGTGGTCAGCTAGAAGCGGCCCACTCTATCGGTATGACTACGCCCCAATCACTGAAGCGGATTGTTTTTCCTCAAGCGCTGGCGGCAAGTCTGCCTAATCTTTCGAATTCAGTAATCGGTATGCTGCACGGATCTACCCTAGCTTTTACCGTTTCGGTGGTGGATATCAATGCTAAAGCACAGATAGTGGCTTCGACGAACTGGAAGTTTTTTGAGGCTTATTTAGCGGCAGCGCTGATCTTCTGGGCACTAACGTTTCTGATCGAACGCGTGACGTCGGTCATTGAGAGAAGGATCAATCTGTACAATCGAGGTGGAGTAGCATGA
- the solA gene encoding N-methyl-L-tryptophan oxidase — translation MGMSAGYNLARRGVKTLLVDAFDPPHTQGSHHGESRLIRHAYSGDPAYIDLALRADTLWKEAEQLSGTELLVRSGVLNLADSTVYSFNGRLEEAKKRKVQVQHLDAEEIRRRWPALNIPESFAAMYEPDAGYLYSERCISAYRQLALGHGAELLTNTPVVNITAREGSITIHTTNGDYHGAAAILSAGAWFGALAPFVHLPIKAIRKVVGWFESSPAFAAGNFPGFTLGAEEGGYYGFPSIDGAGLKIGRHDTGLEWKPGTQLAPFGSEASDEGDLRKVLESYMPGAAGRLLKGSVCKYEHTPDEDFVIDRHPLHSNVLVAGGFSGHGFKFSSVVGEILADLAISGVTGHNIKPFSLSRFAPPDHSQTDRILEGI, via the coding sequence ATGGGCATGAGCGCTGGTTACAATCTTGCGAGGCGCGGAGTGAAGACGCTACTAGTGGATGCCTTCGATCCACCTCATACACAGGGTAGCCATCACGGGGAATCCCGGCTGATCCGACATGCTTACAGCGGTGATCCCGCCTACATTGATTTAGCTTTGCGGGCAGATACACTATGGAAAGAAGCGGAACAGTTGAGCGGAACAGAACTGCTTGTCCGCTCAGGCGTGTTGAATCTCGCGGATAGCACAGTATATTCCTTCAACGGCCGTCTCGAAGAAGCGAAGAAACGGAAGGTGCAGGTCCAGCATCTGGATGCCGAAGAGATCCGGCGGCGCTGGCCGGCACTGAACATACCGGAATCATTCGCGGCAATGTATGAACCAGATGCCGGGTATTTGTACAGCGAACGCTGTATTTCCGCCTACCGCCAGCTTGCCCTTGGACATGGTGCGGAACTGTTGACGAACACTCCAGTTGTGAATATTACCGCTCGCGAAGGCAGCATTACGATTCACACGACAAATGGCGATTATCACGGAGCGGCAGCTATCCTTAGTGCCGGAGCTTGGTTTGGTGCGTTGGCACCTTTTGTACATTTGCCGATTAAAGCAATCCGCAAAGTTGTGGGCTGGTTTGAGAGCTCCCCTGCTTTTGCTGCGGGTAATTTTCCTGGCTTTACGTTAGGAGCAGAGGAAGGTGGCTATTACGGATTTCCCAGTATTGATGGCGCTGGTCTGAAGATCGGCCGGCACGATACAGGGCTGGAATGGAAGCCGGGTACACAGCTTGCCCCGTTTGGCAGTGAAGCCAGCGATGAGGGTGACCTCCGCAAGGTGCTGGAGTCATATATGCCGGGTGCAGCTGGCCGATTGCTAAAAGGTTCTGTATGCAAATATGAACATACGCCTGATGAAGATTTCGTTATAGACCGCCATCCGCTTCACTCCAATGTGCTGGTAGCTGGAGGGTTTTCGGGGCATGGTTTTAAATTTTCTAGTGTTGTAGGTGAAATACTGGCCGACTTGGCCATCAGTGGAGTCACCGGTCATAATATCAAGCCTTTTTCGTTATCTCGTTTTGCACCACCGGATCATTCTCAAACAGATCGTATATTGGAGGGGATTTAA
- a CDS encoding amino acid ABC transporter permease: protein MGAQFDISFVFSFLPKLLGTLSTTLLIVACSLLTGIIVGFLVALPRLYKVPVLKTLSEIYISFFRGTPILIQLFLFYYGLPEIMKLVHVDMTRTPVLVFVILTYGLHTGAYMSEMIRASVMAVDKGQVEAAYAAGMTGFQAFTRIVLPQALGIAVPVFSNLVIALLKDTSLAFTLGVMEMSGKAQTLGSLTQHFIETYIALALIYLVISFTIEKLLLVAEHHLLRHEKQNTPEKNLFKINKSWSYRRIIAELGTGKGGTGL, encoded by the coding sequence ATGGGCGCACAGTTTGATATCAGTTTTGTATTTTCGTTTTTGCCTAAGTTACTAGGGACTTTAAGCACCACGCTTCTGATTGTCGCCTGTTCTCTACTGACAGGAATTATTGTCGGCTTTCTCGTAGCTCTGCCAAGACTTTATAAAGTGCCTGTGTTAAAGACCCTCTCCGAAATCTATATTTCTTTTTTTCGGGGAACTCCGATTCTTATCCAGCTCTTCTTGTTTTATTATGGTTTGCCTGAAATCATGAAGCTGGTCCATGTGGATATGACCCGAACTCCAGTACTTGTCTTTGTGATTCTGACCTACGGTCTGCATACGGGAGCATACATGTCCGAAATGATTAGGGCTTCTGTGATGGCGGTGGATAAGGGGCAGGTGGAGGCTGCATATGCTGCGGGGATGACTGGGTTTCAAGCTTTTACACGAATCGTGCTGCCCCAAGCGCTAGGTATAGCAGTTCCGGTATTCTCCAATCTAGTAATTGCACTACTGAAAGATACGTCATTAGCTTTTACCCTCGGGGTGATGGAAATGTCAGGTAAAGCTCAGACGCTTGGCAGTCTAACACAGCATTTTATTGAAACGTATATCGCGCTTGCGCTTATCTATCTGGTCATCAGCTTTACGATTGAGAAGCTGCTGCTTGTAGCAGAGCACCATCTGCTGAGGCATGAGAAACAGAATACACCGGAGAAAAATTTGTTCAAAATCAACAAAAGCTGGTCCTACCGTCGCATTATTGCAGAATTAGGAACGGGCAAAGGAGGCACCGGATTATGA
- a CDS encoding transporter substrate-binding domain-containing protein, whose amino-acid sequence MKKSISLVIASLLTLAIAGCGNSSTNSSKNRNVSDATTPANASEKATKIIVGTGTAFPKVCFIDENGKLTGFDVELLKEIDKQLPEYEFEFQTMDFSNLLLSLETKKIDLVAHVMEKNPERELKYSFNKEAYAHWRNRIVVAKDNDSIQSLDDLKGKKVLVGATSAQAQILENYNKEHDNAINIVYQNGAANDTVAQISTGRVDATLAADFVLPIIDPQSQLKASGDELSSADILYVFRKDDADSQKLSDAIDSAIKELKTNGTLGKLSTEWLGADVTADSVK is encoded by the coding sequence ATGAAAAAGTCCATTTCACTAGTAATTGCATCGTTATTGACACTGGCGATTGCCGGTTGCGGAAACAGCAGCACGAACAGCAGTAAGAACAGAAATGTGTCTGATGCCACAACACCAGCTAATGCTTCGGAAAAGGCAACTAAAATCATCGTAGGTACGGGTACTGCTTTTCCGAAAGTCTGCTTCATAGATGAGAACGGCAAGCTTACAGGCTTCGATGTAGAACTGCTCAAAGAAATCGATAAGCAGCTGCCAGAATATGAATTTGAGTTTCAAACCATGGATTTCAGTAATTTGCTGCTGAGTCTGGAAACTAAAAAAATCGACCTTGTCGCCCATGTCATGGAGAAAAATCCAGAGAGGGAATTGAAATATTCTTTTAACAAAGAAGCCTATGCCCACTGGAGAAACCGCATCGTAGTGGCGAAAGATAATGATTCGATCCAATCACTCGATGATCTTAAAGGAAAAAAGGTGTTAGTCGGTGCGACAAGCGCACAAGCGCAAATTCTGGAGAACTACAATAAAGAGCATGACAATGCAATTAATATCGTGTATCAGAACGGTGCAGCGAATGATACCGTCGCACAGATTAGTACTGGGCGTGTGGACGCTACGCTAGCTGCAGATTTTGTCCTGCCGATCATTGATCCGCAGAGTCAGCTAAAAGCTTCGGGCGACGAGCTGTCCTCCGCAGACATCCTCTATGTTTTCCGTAAGGATGATGCCGATTCACAAAAGCTGTCAGATGCGATTGACAGTGCGATTAAAGAGCTGAAGACAAACGGAACACTGGGTAAGCTGAGCACGGAATGGCTGGGTGCGGATGTTACAGCGGATTCGGTTAAATGA
- a CDS encoding GNAT family N-acetyltransferase: MSETYRLAELKDAENLLEVTYRAYELIRELGLHWPAATADLALIEDNIATNECYVLEVDGTIVATITLSKEEEIKKISPLPFIKWFAAHPDFSNRGYGGKLLDWVEEHIIAGQLGSAAVTLATAKKHPWLVQMYERRGYERFLELDQQNGDGIMYLMKKTLIDKPQFIQRG, encoded by the coding sequence ATGAGTGAGACATACAGGCTGGCAGAACTGAAAGATGCGGAGAATTTGCTAGAGGTTACATACCGTGCTTATGAGCTGATTCGTGAGCTCGGGCTGCATTGGCCGGCGGCTACAGCTGACTTGGCACTTATTGAAGACAATATTGCTACGAATGAGTGTTATGTGCTTGAAGTTGATGGAACGATCGTTGCAACGATAACCCTCTCAAAAGAAGAAGAGATTAAGAAGATTAGCCCACTTCCTTTTATTAAATGGTTTGCTGCTCATCCGGATTTCAGTAACAGAGGTTATGGTGGAAAGCTTCTGGATTGGGTGGAAGAGCACATTATTGCTGGACAATTGGGTTCGGCTGCGGTCACGCTGGCAACGGCGAAGAAGCACCCATGGTTAGTTCAAATGTATGAACGCCGGGGGTATGAACGGTTTCTGGAGCTGGACCAGCAGAATGGTGACGGCATTATGTATCTGATGAAAAAAACACTTATAGATAAACCACAATTCATTCAAAGGGGATAG